The Populus trichocarpa isolate Nisqually-1 chromosome 2, P.trichocarpa_v4.1, whole genome shotgun sequence genome has a window encoding:
- the LOC18096106 gene encoding agamous-like MADS-box protein AP3, producing the protein MARGKIQIKKIENSTNRQVTYSKRRNGLFKKAHELTVLCDAEVSLVMVSCTDKVHDYTSPSTTTKRIFDQYQQTKGIDLWSSHYEIMKENLEKLKEVNMKIRREMRQRMGQCLNGLSFQDLQSLESDMESAWRVIHDRADRVLTNQIETSKKKARNVEQINRKLQVELEAMDQDPYGLVDNGGDYNSVMGF; encoded by the exons ATGGCAAGAGGGAAGATCCAGATCAAGAAGATTGAGAACTCGACTAACAGGCAAGTTACTTACTCCAAACGACGAAATGGTCTCTTCAAGAAAGCTCATGAGCTCACTGTTCTTTGTGATGCCGAGGTCTCTCTTGTCATGGTTTCTTGCACTGACAAGGTCCACGACTACACTAGCCCCTCCACTAC AACGAAGCGGATATTTGATCAGTATCAGCAGACTAAGGGAATAGATCTTTGGAGCTCCCACTATGAG ATAATGAAAGAGAACTTGGAAAAACTGAAAGAGGTGAACATGAAAATCAGGAGGGAGATGAG GCAGAGGATGGGTCAGTGTTTGAATGGTTTGAGCTTTCAGGATCTGCAGAGTCTTGAGAGCGATATGGAAAGTGCTTGGAGGGTTATTCATGACCGTGCG GATCGTGTGCTTACTAATCAGATTGAAACTTCCAAGAAAAAG GCGAGGAATGTGGAGCAAATCAACAGAAAACTTCAAGTGGAACTA GAAGCAATGGATCAAGATCCATACGGCTTGGTTGACAATGGAGGGGACTACAATTCTGTTATGGGATTTTGA